A stretch of Brachyhypopomus gauderio isolate BG-103 unplaced genomic scaffold, BGAUD_0.2 sc167, whole genome shotgun sequence DNA encodes these proteins:
- the LOC143501265 gene encoding retinol dehydrogenase 11 has product MFSEWTRIVSHPVWMVLTLILALVVRLQRRGSWTPRACPVRLRGKTAIVTGANTGIGKFIALDFAQRGARVILACRSEVRGTAAVRDIQQRTGNPNVHLRLVDTSSLESVRRFAARILEEEKELHILVNNAGASGLPRGITADGLDVTFATNHIGPFLLTSLLLDLLKKSAPARIVNVSSFNHQKGEVDFSHLRGENLSYHMDSVYNHTKLHNIIWTNELARRLKGTDVTANSLHPGTVVTEIMRHYNWLLRLIFNLVGFFFLKSSEEGAVSAIYCAVAEETQDINGKYFHSDCSLTLPAPAARDPAIWAKAYEHYERISANPRTADL; this is encoded by the exons GTTGTGCGGCTGCAGCGCAGAGGGTCCTGGACCCCGCGTGCGTGTCCGGTTCGGCTCAGAGGTAAAACGGCCATAGTCACGGGAGCCAATACAG GGATAGGGAAGTTCATCGCTCTGGACTTTGCTCAGCGTGGGGCCCGGGTCATTTTGGCATGCAGAAGTGAGGTCCGTGGCACCGCGGCGGTGAGGGATATCCAGCAGCGCACTGGCAACCCGAACGTGCACCTGCGGCTGGTCGACACCTCCTCCCTCGAATCCGTCCGCAGGTTCGCCGCTCGAAtcctggaggaggagaaggagctgCACATTCTGGTGAATAACGCCGGTGCCTCAG GTCTTCCCCGCGGAATCACTGCAGATGGACTGGATGTGACCTTTGCCACCAACCACATCGGGCCTTTTCTCCTGACCAGTCTGCTGCTAG ATCTCCTGAAGAAATCAGCTCCAGCGCGAATCGTGAACGTTTCTTCCTTTAACCACCAGAAAGGAGAGGTAGACTTCTCTCATCTCCGTGGAGAAAACCTGAGTTACCACATGGACAGTGTGTACAACCACACGAAGCTCCACAATATCATCTGGACCAATGAGCTTGCACGTAGGCTGAAGGGCACAG ATGTGACAGCAAACTCTTTGCATCCAGGAACAGTTGTGACTGAAATTATGAGACACTACAACTGGCTTCTTCGATTAATCTTTAACTtggtggggttttttttcctcAAG TCTTCAGAAGAAGGTGCGGTCAGTGCGATCTACTGCGCAGTTGCTGAAGAAACCCAGGACATCAATGGGAAGTACTTCCACAGTGACTGTTCCCTCACACTTCCGGCGCCCGCGGCCCGTGACCCGGCCATATGGGCCAAAGCATACGAACACTACGAGAGAATATCAGCTAATCCCCGGACAGCTGATTTATAG